From the Azospirillum formosense genome, one window contains:
- a CDS encoding SapC family protein — protein MTNPTLPLFYKSPRPLVAARDADLSLRTEPNFAFAAATNSVPLMAAEFPAACKQFPILFSEGPTAQPVALLGLRSGENLFVDANGAWEEGAYIPAYVRRYPFIFLESEDKSQLTLCIDEAADSVIPGRDNPFFVDGQPSALTNNALEFVKEVQAQNAYTTQFVEAVVAAGLMSEKRADITLNNGERLSLAGFNVIDEAAFNQLPAETLVEWRDRGWLGLVYAHLISVSSWSGLVDRLALRG, from the coding sequence ATGACCAACCCGACCCTGCCCCTGTTCTACAAGAGCCCCCGCCCGCTGGTGGCCGCCCGTGACGCCGATCTGTCGCTGCGCACCGAGCCGAACTTCGCTTTCGCGGCCGCCACCAACTCGGTGCCGCTGATGGCGGCGGAGTTCCCCGCGGCCTGCAAGCAGTTCCCGATCCTGTTCTCGGAGGGTCCGACGGCCCAGCCGGTGGCGCTGCTCGGCCTGCGCAGCGGGGAGAATCTGTTCGTCGACGCGAACGGCGCGTGGGAGGAGGGGGCCTACATTCCCGCCTATGTCCGCCGCTATCCGTTCATCTTCCTGGAGAGCGAGGACAAGTCCCAGCTCACCCTGTGCATCGACGAGGCGGCGGACTCCGTCATCCCCGGCCGCGACAACCCCTTCTTCGTCGATGGGCAGCCGTCCGCCCTGACCAACAACGCCTTGGAGTTCGTCAAGGAAGTCCAGGCCCAGAACGCCTACACCACGCAGTTCGTCGAGGCGGTGGTCGCCGCCGGCCTGATGTCGGAGAAGCGCGCCGACATCACCCTGAACAACGGCGAGCGGCTGAGCCTCGCCGGCTTCAACGTGATCGACGAGGCGGCCTTCAACCAGCTTCCCGCCGAGACGCTGGTGGAATGGCGCGACCGCGGCTGGCTGGGTCTGGTCTACGCCCACCTGATTTCGGTCAGCAGCTGGTCGGGTCTCGTCGACCGCCTCGCCCTTCGCGGCTGA